One Panicum virgatum strain AP13 chromosome 9K, P.virgatum_v5, whole genome shotgun sequence genomic region harbors:
- the LOC120646689 gene encoding small GTPase LIP1-like isoform X2, translating into MVYCSIGVALLEGVGKSSLVHLILKGSAIARPAQTVGCTVGIKHITYGSTGGSSNNVSDAERNFFVELWDVSGHDRYKACRSIFYTQINGVIFVYDLSQRKSKSNLSKWAVEVAEMGTFLAPLGSGGPGGLPVPYLVIANKVDLVPRDGTRASSGNLVDLARQWAEKQGFLRCSEELPLTESFPGNSGLLSAAKQARYDKEALIKFFRMLIRRRYFSNEPPAPNPWSLTPREDTILPVETLGDSTDSFQRKSLSGEGFLYNGVVPLPAQRNLAPPPTLNPQQPVLSLDNYRYHRFSSSSLPDVSSGRTSREDMNV; encoded by the exons ATGGTGTATTGCAGTATTGGTGTAGCTCTGCTTGAAG GTGTTGGGAAATCTTCACTGGTGCATCTTATTTTAAAAGGTTCTGCTATTGCTCGGCCAGCACAAACAGTAGGATGCACAGTGGGCATTAAA CATATTACTTATGGAAGTACAGGTGGTTCATCCAACAATGTCAGTGATGCTGAAAGGAACTTCTTTGTTGAGCTTTGGGATGTCTCAGGACATGACCGATACAAAGCATGTCGGTCAATATTCTATACACAAATCAACG GGGTCATATTTGTTTATGACCTTTCTCAGAGGAAGTCCAAGTCAAACTTGAGCAAATGGGCTGTTGAAGTTGCTGAAATGGGCACCTTCTTAGCTCCTCTCGGATCTGGTGGACCTGGAGGACTTCCAGTGCCTTATCTGGTAATCGCTAATAAAGTGGATCTCGTGCCAAGAGATGGTACAAGAGCAAGCAGCGGGAATCTTGTTGATCTTGCTCGCCAATGGGCTGAGAAGCAGGGCTTTCTTCGGTGTAGTGAAGAACTCCCACTCACAGAGAGCTTTCCGGGGAACTCCGGCCTCCTGTCG GCTGCCAAGCAAGCAAGATATGACAAAGAAGCTCTGATCAAGTTTTTCCGCATG TTGATCAGGAGAAGATACTTTTCAAATGAGCCTCCTGCCCCAAATCCCTGGTCTCTTACTCCAAGAGAAGATACCATCCTTCCTGTAGAGACTCTTGGAGATAGCACGGATAGCTTCCAAAGGAAAAG CCTTAGTGGTGAGGGCTTTTTGTACAATGGAGTGGTCCCACTTCCAGCTCAGAGGAACCTCGCACCGCCACCCACTCTGAATCCGCAGCAGCCCGTGTTGTCCTTGGATAACTACAGGTATCACCGGTTCTCCTCCTCGTCGCTTCCAGACGTGAGCAGCGGTCGAACAAGCCGAGAAGATATGAATGTATGA
- the LOC120646688 gene encoding predicted GPI-anchored protein 58, whose product MENVLLDRSSGSLEFPKTRSLGRIRRGPGAKPAAPGGAYGSFPMLQPYNHLHNGGAWTSAPALPYARPPIYSSPSLPLLPSNQPPLLPLPPTAAKYATFPCLPAAPPPPPPAPRAGRGAAVTTTVPAAEAAPAPARRERDRRRRPAKPSTAEAPRAQKKKPLERATPLPPAPVVTEALDDLEQEVARNFVQELLHALAPPPSSLPMPRFSLVMKAPATASRTVAPAAPSCNVEAATADGIHGLLRL is encoded by the coding sequence ATGGAAAACGTTCTCCTGGATCGATCGTCTGGAAGCCTCGAGTTCCCCAAGACGAGGTCCCTCGGCCGCATCCGGCGGGGCCCCGGCGcgaagccggcggcgccgggcggcgcgtACGGCTCCTTCCCGATGCTCCAGCCATACAACCACCTCCACAACGGTGGCGCGTGGACCTCCGCTCCCGCGCTTCCGTACGCGAGGCCTCCGATATACTCGTCGCCATCTCTGCCTCTCCTACCGTCCAACCAACCGCCGCTCCTGCCGCTCCCACCCACCGCCGCCAAGTACGCCACTTTCCCCTGCCTACCAGCagctccgcctccaccaccgccggcgccacGCGCCGGCCGGGGCGCAGCGGTAACCACCACAGTTCCAGCAGCAGAGGCAGCGCCAGCACCTGCGCGGCGTGAGAgagacaggaggaggaggccggcaaAGCCGTCGACGGCGGAGGCGCCCAGGGCGCAGAAGAAGAAGCCGCTGGAGCGGGCGACGCCTCTGCCGCCCGCGCCTGTGGTGACCGAGGCGCTGGACGACctcgagcaggaggtggccagGAACTTCGTCCAGGAACTGCTGcacgcgctcgcgccgccgcccagcagccTGCCGATGCCCAGGTTCTCCCTCGTCATGAAAGCCCCTGCCACAGCCTCCAGGACGGTGGCGCCGGCCGCTCCGTCCTGCAACGtggaggccgccaccgccgacggcATCCACGGCCTCCTCCGCCTGTAG
- the LOC120646689 gene encoding small GTPase LIP1-like isoform X1, with protein sequence MFWKDSGSRSSSGSGRDQNGVGPFGQVRVLIVGDSGVGKSSLVHLILKGSAIARPAQTVGCTVGIKHITYGSTGGSSNNVSDAERNFFVELWDVSGHDRYKACRSIFYTQINGVIFVYDLSQRKSKSNLSKWAVEVAEMGTFLAPLGSGGPGGLPVPYLVIANKVDLVPRDGTRASSGNLVDLARQWAEKQGFLRCSEELPLTESFPGNSGLLSAAKQARYDKEALIKFFRMLIRRRYFSNEPPAPNPWSLTPREDTILPVETLGDSTDSFQRKSLSGEGFLYNGVVPLPAQRNLAPPPTLNPQQPVLSLDNYRYHRFSSSSLPDVSSGRTSREDMNV encoded by the exons atgtTTTGGAAGGATAGCGGCAGCCGGAGCAGCAGTGGCAGCGGCCGGGATCAGAACGGCGTGGGGCCCTTCGGCCAAGTGCGCGTCCTCATCGTCGGTGATTCAG GTGTTGGGAAATCTTCACTGGTGCATCTTATTTTAAAAGGTTCTGCTATTGCTCGGCCAGCACAAACAGTAGGATGCACAGTGGGCATTAAA CATATTACTTATGGAAGTACAGGTGGTTCATCCAACAATGTCAGTGATGCTGAAAGGAACTTCTTTGTTGAGCTTTGGGATGTCTCAGGACATGACCGATACAAAGCATGTCGGTCAATATTCTATACACAAATCAACG GGGTCATATTTGTTTATGACCTTTCTCAGAGGAAGTCCAAGTCAAACTTGAGCAAATGGGCTGTTGAAGTTGCTGAAATGGGCACCTTCTTAGCTCCTCTCGGATCTGGTGGACCTGGAGGACTTCCAGTGCCTTATCTGGTAATCGCTAATAAAGTGGATCTCGTGCCAAGAGATGGTACAAGAGCAAGCAGCGGGAATCTTGTTGATCTTGCTCGCCAATGGGCTGAGAAGCAGGGCTTTCTTCGGTGTAGTGAAGAACTCCCACTCACAGAGAGCTTTCCGGGGAACTCCGGCCTCCTGTCG GCTGCCAAGCAAGCAAGATATGACAAAGAAGCTCTGATCAAGTTTTTCCGCATG TTGATCAGGAGAAGATACTTTTCAAATGAGCCTCCTGCCCCAAATCCCTGGTCTCTTACTCCAAGAGAAGATACCATCCTTCCTGTAGAGACTCTTGGAGATAGCACGGATAGCTTCCAAAGGAAAAG CCTTAGTGGTGAGGGCTTTTTGTACAATGGAGTGGTCCCACTTCCAGCTCAGAGGAACCTCGCACCGCCACCCACTCTGAATCCGCAGCAGCCCGTGTTGTCCTTGGATAACTACAGGTATCACCGGTTCTCCTCCTCGTCGCTTCCAGACGTGAGCAGCGGTCGAACAAGCCGAGAAGATATGAATGTATGA